Proteins encoded within one genomic window of Bradyrhizobium sp. CB1717:
- a CDS encoding adenylosuccinate synthase, whose product MANVVVVGAQWGDEGKGKIVDWLSEQADIVVRFQGGHNAGHTLVINGKTYKLALLPSGVLREGKLSVIGNGVVFDPAAFLDEVTKLRSQGVAVSPDNLRVAENVTLILPLHRELDALRESSNAATAIGTTRRGIGPAYEDKVGRRAIRLMDLADLNTLPHKIDRLLAHHNALRRGLNLPEFDGKEILKELSALAPQLLPYVETVWRLLDIERRAGKRMLFEGAQGALLDVDHGTYPYVTSSNTVAAQAATGAGLGPGAVGYVLGLCKAYTTRVGQGPFPTEQDNEIGRKIGERGREFGTNTGRPRRCGWFDAVLVRQAVRTCGINGLALTKLDILDGFDSIEVCTGYKLDGKEIDHFPAGEGAQARVEPIYETIEGWKEPTANARSWAQLPAQAIKYVRRIEELVGCPVALLSTSPEREDTILVQNPFEA is encoded by the coding sequence ATGGCCAACGTTGTCGTCGTCGGCGCCCAGTGGGGCGACGAAGGAAAGGGCAAGATCGTCGACTGGTTGTCGGAGCAGGCGGACATCGTCGTCCGCTTCCAGGGCGGCCATAACGCCGGCCACACGCTGGTGATCAACGGCAAGACCTACAAGCTTGCGCTGCTGCCCTCCGGCGTGCTGCGCGAGGGCAAGCTGTCGGTGATCGGCAACGGTGTGGTGTTCGATCCCGCCGCGTTCCTCGACGAGGTCACCAAGCTGCGCTCGCAGGGCGTCGCGGTCTCCCCGGACAATCTTCGCGTCGCCGAGAACGTCACCCTGATCCTGCCGCTGCACCGCGAGCTCGACGCCCTGCGCGAGTCCTCGAACGCGGCAACCGCGATCGGCACCACCCGCCGCGGCATCGGTCCGGCTTACGAGGACAAGGTCGGCCGCCGCGCCATCCGCCTGATGGATCTCGCCGACCTCAACACCCTGCCGCACAAGATCGACCGGCTGCTGGCGCACCACAATGCGCTGCGCCGCGGTCTCAACCTGCCGGAGTTCGACGGCAAGGAGATCCTGAAGGAATTGAGCGCGCTGGCGCCGCAGCTGCTGCCCTATGTCGAGACGGTGTGGCGCCTGCTCGACATCGAGCGGCGCGCCGGCAAGCGCATGCTGTTCGAGGGCGCGCAGGGCGCGCTGCTCGACGTCGACCACGGCACCTATCCCTACGTCACCTCGTCCAACACGGTGGCGGCGCAGGCGGCGACCGGCGCCGGCCTCGGACCGGGCGCGGTCGGCTATGTGCTCGGCCTGTGCAAGGCCTACACGACCCGCGTCGGGCAGGGCCCGTTCCCGACCGAGCAGGACAACGAGATCGGCCGCAAGATCGGCGAGCGCGGCCGCGAGTTCGGCACCAATACCGGGCGGCCCCGCCGCTGCGGCTGGTTCGACGCCGTGCTGGTCCGCCAGGCGGTCCGCACCTGCGGCATCAACGGTCTCGCGCTGACCAAGCTCGACATCCTCGACGGCTTCGATTCGATCGAGGTCTGCACTGGCTACAAGCTCGACGGCAAGGAGATCGACCATTTCCCGGCCGGCGAGGGCGCCCAGGCCCGGGTCGAGCCGATCTACGAGACCATCGAGGGCTGGAAGGAGCCGACCGCCAATGCACGGTCCTGGGCCCAGCTGCCCGCCCAGGCCATCAAATATGTCCGCCGGATCGAGGAATTGGTTGGGTGTCCGGTCGCGCTGCTTTCCACCAGCCCCGAACGCGAGGATACTATCCTGGTGCAAAATCCGTTTGAGGCTTAA
- a CDS encoding extracellular solute-binding protein, translating into MRSDITRRDALALGLSAATLAATGAAAQTSNIKAADVTAPKLDIEKGASLRMLRPVRFVQADEDVFRANAAKFTKDTGVEVKVDFVGWEDINQQTAVTSNSGAGPDIIIGFSDAPHIYIDKLIELTDVADYLGKRYGGWLPLAQRYGKKNKSDAWIGLPFGATAGPLIYRKSALQSVGFDKVPEDHAGILDLCRKLHKAGKPAGFALGNAKGDGNGFANWALWSHNASLLDEEGNVIINSKETIAALNWVKEVYPTFIAGTPSWNDVSNNRAYSSQEIFLTANGVSLYFSLKNDPATKAIAEDSEHQLLPKGLAKVSPMAGLTLNAMVFKHSPYPNAAKAFLQYMLEKDQYEPWLNANSGYWSQPLAAYAEAAVWSQDPKVRLFKDTMNSTYYDGYKGPISTATGAVSADYVLIQMCASVATGAATPEAAAAEAEQRCKRYFRRQR; encoded by the coding sequence ATGAGGAGCGACATCACACGTCGTGATGCCTTGGCGCTGGGCCTGTCCGCTGCAACGCTCGCGGCCACCGGTGCTGCAGCGCAAACATCCAATATCAAAGCGGCCGATGTCACGGCTCCCAAGCTCGACATCGAGAAGGGCGCATCGCTACGCATGCTGCGCCCGGTACGCTTCGTCCAGGCCGACGAGGACGTGTTCCGCGCCAATGCGGCGAAGTTCACCAAGGACACCGGGGTCGAGGTCAAGGTCGACTTCGTCGGCTGGGAAGACATCAACCAGCAAACCGCGGTGACCTCGAATTCCGGCGCCGGCCCCGACATCATCATCGGCTTCTCCGACGCGCCTCACATCTACATCGACAAGCTGATCGAGCTCACCGACGTCGCCGACTATCTCGGCAAGCGCTACGGGGGATGGCTGCCACTGGCGCAACGCTACGGCAAGAAGAACAAGAGCGATGCCTGGATCGGGCTGCCGTTCGGCGCCACCGCAGGTCCCCTGATCTACCGCAAATCGGCCCTGCAATCGGTCGGCTTCGACAAGGTGCCGGAAGACCATGCCGGAATTCTCGACCTGTGCCGCAAGCTGCACAAGGCCGGCAAGCCGGCCGGTTTCGCGCTCGGCAACGCCAAGGGCGACGGCAACGGCTTCGCCAACTGGGCGCTGTGGTCGCACAACGCCTCGCTGCTCGACGAGGAAGGTAACGTCATCATCAACAGCAAGGAGACGATCGCCGCCCTGAACTGGGTCAAGGAGGTATACCCGACCTTCATCGCCGGAACGCCATCGTGGAACGACGTCAGCAACAACCGCGCCTATTCCTCGCAGGAGATCTTCCTGACCGCCAACGGCGTCTCGCTGTATTTCTCGCTGAAGAACGACCCGGCGACGAAGGCGATTGCCGAGGACAGCGAGCATCAGCTGTTGCCCAAGGGCCTGGCCAAAGTCTCGCCGATGGCGGGCCTGACGCTGAACGCCATGGTGTTCAAGCACAGCCCGTACCCCAACGCCGCGAAGGCCTTCCTGCAATACATGCTGGAGAAGGACCAGTACGAGCCGTGGCTCAATGCCAATTCGGGCTACTGGTCGCAGCCGCTGGCCGCCTATGCCGAGGCCGCCGTGTGGTCGCAGGATCCCAAGGTGAGGCTGTTCAAGGACACGATGAACAGCACTTACTACGACGGCTACAAGGGCCCGATCTCGACGGCGACCGGTGCGGTCAGCGCCGATTATGTGCTGATTCAGATGTGCGCGTCCGTCGCCACCGGCGCTGCCACGCCGGAAGCCGCGGCTGCGGAAGCCGAGCAGCGCTGCAAGCGGTACTTCCGGCGGCAGAGATAG
- a CDS encoding DMT family transporter translates to MTIASPAPPAANPASWLNNQPYLLLSLSSLFWAGNIVLARHVGAHVPPLTMTTIRWFGVFLILLPFAWPHLKRDWPALRRSLPLMLFLSLVGFAFNNAISYWAMQYTEALNALLIQSAGPLFVALWSLVLFGVRLTGGQLAGITISLLGVLIIILRGDLATLASISFNRGDLMFAYSLIAFGLYSAVIPRRPKIHQLSFLSFTTCCGAMMLLPTAIWEAMSGRVMHFDALTLATLGYILIFPSTLAYLFFNRGVALIGPNRAAPFFHLVPVFGSAMAIVLLGEKLQPFHLIGYALVLAGVVIASRQGAAAK, encoded by the coding sequence ATGACGATCGCTTCGCCCGCGCCACCGGCCGCCAATCCGGCCAGCTGGCTCAACAACCAGCCTTATCTGCTGCTCAGCCTGAGCTCGCTGTTCTGGGCCGGCAACATCGTGCTCGCGCGGCATGTCGGCGCGCATGTGCCGCCGCTGACGATGACCACGATCCGCTGGTTCGGCGTGTTCCTGATCCTGTTGCCGTTCGCCTGGCCGCATCTGAAGCGCGACTGGCCCGCTTTGCGCAGGAGCCTGCCGCTGATGCTGTTCCTGTCGCTGGTGGGCTTCGCCTTCAACAACGCGATCTCGTACTGGGCGATGCAATACACCGAGGCGCTGAATGCGCTGCTGATCCAGTCGGCAGGTCCCCTGTTCGTGGCGCTGTGGTCGCTGGTGCTGTTCGGCGTGCGGCTGACCGGCGGGCAGCTCGCCGGCATCACGATCTCGCTGCTCGGCGTGCTGATCATCATCCTGCGCGGCGATCTCGCGACGCTGGCGAGCATCAGCTTCAACCGGGGCGATCTCATGTTCGCCTACTCGCTGATCGCGTTCGGCCTCTACTCCGCCGTCATCCCGCGCCGGCCCAAGATCCACCAGCTGTCCTTTCTGTCCTTCACCACCTGCTGCGGCGCGATGATGCTGCTGCCCACCGCGATCTGGGAAGCAATGAGCGGCCGTGTCATGCATTTCGACGCACTGACGCTGGCAACGCTGGGCTACATCCTGATCTTCCCGTCGACGCTGGCTTATCTCTTCTTCAACCGCGGCGTCGCGCTGATCGGCCCGAACCGGGCCGCACCGTTCTTCCATCTGGTGCCGGTGTTCGGCTCGGCGATGGCGATCGTCCTGCTCGGCGAGAAGCTGCAGCCGTTTCACTTGATCGGCTACGCCCTGGTGCTCGCCGGCGTCGTGATCGCCTCGCGGCAGGGCGCGGCGGCGAAGTAA
- a CDS encoding C-terminal binding protein: MPKYRVVTPKGASFTVAGSDYSFEREALDPIDAEIVEAPASEAEFIAAAKDADAIYAKGIPITKTIIDSLQSCKVITLGSVGVDSVDVKAATARGIPVTNIPDTFIEEVADHAMMLLLAGFRRLVEQDRMARDGRWAEGRPALLKIPRLMGQTLGFISFGRVARAVAKRAAPFGLRMMAYDPFIQETLMYDHGVIPATLNEVLSQSDFVSMHAPARPEVHHMLTEKHFRQMKKGSIFINTGRGATVDEESLIKALQEGWIAHAALDVLEKEPPSHNNPLLGMENVTLTAHVASASARFDEARKRRVGYELSLVLQGMWPVSCVNPSVLQNTALRRWQPVSMDRGPNS, from the coding sequence ATGCCGAAATACAGGGTGGTGACGCCGAAGGGCGCGAGCTTCACGGTCGCGGGCAGCGATTATTCCTTTGAGCGCGAAGCGCTCGATCCGATCGATGCCGAGATCGTCGAAGCCCCCGCGAGCGAGGCCGAATTCATCGCCGCCGCCAAGGATGCCGATGCCATCTATGCCAAGGGCATCCCGATCACCAAGACCATCATCGACAGCCTGCAGAGCTGCAAGGTCATCACGCTCGGCTCGGTCGGCGTGGACAGCGTCGACGTGAAGGCCGCCACCGCCCGCGGAATTCCCGTCACCAACATTCCCGACACTTTCATCGAGGAGGTCGCCGACCACGCCATGATGCTGCTGCTCGCCGGCTTCCGCCGCCTGGTCGAGCAGGACCGCATGGCGCGCGACGGCCGCTGGGCCGAGGGCCGGCCGGCGCTGCTCAAGATCCCGAGGCTGATGGGCCAGACGCTCGGCTTCATCTCGTTCGGCCGCGTCGCGCGTGCGGTTGCGAAACGCGCGGCGCCCTTCGGCCTGCGCATGATGGCCTACGATCCCTTCATCCAGGAAACGCTGATGTACGACCACGGCGTGATCCCAGCGACACTCAACGAAGTGCTGTCGCAATCCGACTTCGTCTCGATGCACGCACCCGCGCGACCCGAGGTGCACCACATGCTGACCGAGAAGCATTTTCGGCAGATGAAGAAGGGCTCGATCTTCATCAACACCGGTCGCGGCGCCACGGTGGACGAGGAGAGCCTGATCAAGGCGCTGCAGGAGGGGTGGATCGCGCACGCCGCCCTCGACGTGCTGGAGAAGGAACCGCCCTCGCACAACAATCCGCTGCTCGGCATGGAGAACGTGACCCTGACCGCCCATGTCGCCTCGGCCTCGGCACGGTTCGACGAGGCGCGCAAGCGCCGCGTGGGCTACGAATTGTCACTGGTGCTTCAGGGCATGTGGCCGGTAAGCTGCGTCAACCCGTCGGTGCTGCAGAACACCGCGCTCCGCCGCTGGCAGCCCGTCAGCATGGACCGCGGACCGAACAGCTAG
- a CDS encoding DUF5413 family protein has translation MKRYLVFALVGPFVGGFLLLLTTTYQSGYWTQTTLGEVGKLFVVFFKTLQYSYLFGFLPSLMIGAVDDILIHIRRIGPTLRMLLVGLFAFVLASLTYSSRGPDSGVVQFILYGMVGFVPSVISSWLVHRYVEEPQSAAAPT, from the coding sequence ATGAAACGCTATCTGGTGTTTGCGCTGGTCGGACCGTTCGTCGGCGGGTTCCTGCTGCTGCTGACGACGACGTATCAATCCGGCTATTGGACCCAGACCACACTCGGCGAGGTCGGCAAGCTGTTCGTGGTGTTCTTCAAGACCCTGCAATACAGCTATCTGTTCGGCTTCCTGCCCTCGCTGATGATCGGTGCGGTCGACGACATCCTGATCCACATCCGCCGGATCGGCCCCACCTTGCGGATGCTCCTCGTTGGCCTGTTCGCCTTCGTGCTGGCCTCGCTGACCTACAGCTCGCGCGGGCCGGATTCGGGTGTGGTGCAGTTCATTCTGTACGGCATGGTCGGCTTCGTGCCGTCGGTGATTTCCTCCTGGCTCGTGCATAGATATGTCGAGGAGCCGCAATCCGCGGCGGCACCGACCTGA
- a CDS encoding IS5 family transposase, which produces MTMAVKRTGQPSFVEALMPKGAGANAALDRLAGLVKWYRFEKLIGHLRDEGSPGRPGYPVLVLFRAVLLQSLYGLSERELEEALGDRLSFKRFVGLSLEDATPDHTVLNRFRNQLVEQGLLEKLFGELDRQLENAGVILKRGTMLDATLIQAVSTPPKQDRPSNDPDARFTKRQGKGGSTFGYKAHMGVDEGSGLIRAVLTTPANVNDTTPADELIRGDEAVVWADAAYDTHARRARLKAEGKKPRIARRPNRHHPELPPRLKRYNLLIARRRAQVETTFATLKRRMRLTCIRYVGLMKASGQVLLASIAFNMRRWAALAA; this is translated from the coding sequence ATGACGATGGCGGTTAAGCGGACGGGACAGCCGAGCTTTGTGGAAGCACTGATGCCGAAGGGGGCCGGCGCCAATGCAGCGCTGGATCGGCTGGCTGGCCTGGTCAAGTGGTACCGGTTCGAGAAGCTGATCGGCCATCTGCGGGATGAAGGGAGCCCCGGTCGTCCAGGCTATCCGGTGCTGGTGCTGTTTCGTGCGGTGCTGTTGCAGTCGCTCTATGGTCTTTCGGAACGCGAACTCGAGGAAGCGTTGGGCGACCGGTTGTCGTTCAAGCGCTTCGTCGGTTTGAGCCTCGAAGATGCGACGCCCGACCACACGGTTCTGAACCGCTTCCGGAACCAGCTCGTCGAACAAGGGCTGTTGGAGAAGCTGTTTGGCGAGCTGGATCGCCAGCTCGAGAATGCCGGGGTCATCCTCAAGCGCGGCACGATGCTGGATGCGACCTTGATCCAGGCGGTGTCAACCCCTCCGAAGCAGGATCGTCCCTCAAACGACCCAGATGCCCGGTTTACCAAGCGGCAGGGCAAGGGTGGTTCGACCTTCGGCTACAAGGCTCACATGGGTGTCGACGAGGGATCCGGCCTGATCCGCGCAGTCCTGACCACGCCCGCCAATGTCAACGACACAACGCCGGCCGACGAACTGATCCGTGGCGATGAAGCCGTGGTGTGGGCCGATGCAGCCTACGACACCCATGCCCGACGGGCTCGGCTGAAAGCGGAAGGCAAGAAGCCCCGCATCGCCCGTCGTCCCAACCGACATCACCCGGAGCTACCGCCTCGGCTCAAACGCTACAACCTCCTCATCGCGCGCCGACGAGCCCAGGTCGAGACCACCTTCGCCACTCTCAAACGCCGCATGCGGCTGACCTGCATCCGCTATGTCGGTCTCATGAAGGCAAGCGGGCAGGTCCTGCTTGCCTCCATCGCGTTCAACATGAGGCGCTGGGCCGCGCTCGCCGCCTGA
- a CDS encoding methyl-accepting chemotaxis protein: MKLSNLKIAPKLGILVGVTLFGLCISGVLAGYLMKREMVNARIDQTKAIVELARNYAATLMKRVNAGEMTKDAAFAELRRYGNAMTYDKGSGYLFGTSYDGITQLAPDPKVIGQNRMDVETNGRKLSREIMDGVKANGELLLFYEYMKPGQEKPIRKLGYAVAVPGFEMYLGTGAYLEDIDEKMGPVYWLLGLAMLGIVIVAGSVAWMIGRSISRPLALLGTRMKDLADGKLEGEIPGVGRGDEVGAMAATVQIFKDNAVRIRDLEKTEADAKERAAAERRSAMEEIASDFERSVNGIVRSVSSAAAGMQSTAQSMTATASDASSRAATVGAASSKASGNVGTVAAAAEELSSSVAEISRQVTRSTEVASRAVSDAERTNATVQELSTGAEKIGEVVKLIHSIAAQTNLLALNATIEAARAGESGRGFAVVASEVKALANQTAKATEEISAQVAAMQTSTSDAVAAIGGITQTIAEMSEITAGISASIEQQGEATREIARNIQSVAAGSSEINANIGSVTSAAEATGAAAGDVLTNARELDSQSGALRNAVDGFLAKVRAA; encoded by the coding sequence GTGAAGTTGAGCAATCTGAAGATCGCCCCCAAGCTTGGCATCCTTGTCGGCGTCACCTTGTTCGGCCTGTGCATCTCCGGAGTTCTCGCCGGTTATCTGATGAAGCGCGAGATGGTGAATGCGCGCATCGACCAGACCAAGGCGATCGTCGAACTGGCCCGCAACTACGCCGCGACGCTGATGAAGCGGGTCAATGCGGGCGAGATGACCAAGGACGCCGCGTTTGCGGAACTGCGCCGCTACGGCAACGCGATGACTTACGACAAGGGCTCCGGCTATCTGTTCGGCACCAGCTATGACGGCATCACGCAGCTTGCGCCCGATCCGAAGGTGATCGGCCAGAACCGCATGGATGTGGAGACGAACGGCCGCAAGCTGTCCCGCGAGATCATGGACGGCGTCAAGGCCAACGGTGAACTCCTGCTCTTCTACGAATACATGAAGCCCGGCCAGGAGAAGCCGATCCGCAAGCTCGGCTACGCGGTCGCCGTCCCCGGCTTCGAGATGTATCTCGGCACCGGCGCCTATCTCGAGGACATCGACGAGAAGATGGGTCCGGTCTACTGGCTGCTCGGCCTCGCCATGCTCGGCATCGTCATCGTCGCCGGCAGCGTCGCCTGGATGATCGGTCGCAGCATCAGCCGTCCGCTGGCGCTGCTCGGCACGCGCATGAAGGATCTCGCCGACGGCAAGCTCGAGGGTGAGATTCCCGGCGTCGGCCGTGGCGACGAAGTCGGCGCGATGGCCGCGACCGTCCAGATCTTCAAGGACAACGCGGTCCGCATCCGCGACCTCGAGAAGACCGAGGCGGACGCCAAGGAACGCGCCGCGGCGGAACGTCGCAGCGCGATGGAGGAGATCGCCAGCGACTTCGAGCGCAGCGTCAACGGCATCGTCCGCTCGGTCTCTTCGGCCGCAGCCGGCATGCAGAGCACGGCGCAGTCGATGACCGCGACCGCCAGCGACGCCTCCTCGCGTGCGGCAACGGTCGGCGCGGCTTCGTCCAAGGCCTCCGGCAACGTCGGCACGGTTGCCGCGGCGGCCGAAGAGCTGTCGAGTTCGGTTGCGGAAATCTCCCGCCAGGTGACGCGCTCGACCGAAGTTGCGAGCCGCGCCGTCAGCGACGCCGAGCGTACCAACGCCACGGTGCAGGAGCTCTCCACCGGCGCCGAGAAGATCGGCGAGGTGGTCAAGCTCATTCACTCGATCGCGGCGCAGACCAATCTGCTCGCGCTCAACGCCACCATCGAGGCGGCGCGTGCCGGCGAGTCCGGCCGCGGCTTCGCCGTCGTCGCCTCCGAGGTCAAGGCGCTCGCCAACCAGACCGCCAAGGCCACCGAGGAAATCTCCGCCCAGGTCGCCGCGATGCAGACCTCGACCAGCGATGCGGTCGCGGCGATCGGCGGCATCACCCAGACCATCGCGGAGATGAGCGAGATCACGGCGGGCATTTCCGCCTCGATCGAGCAGCAGGGCGAGGCGACCCGCGAGATCGCCCGCAACATCCAGTCGGTCGCCGCCGGCTCGAGCGAGATCAACGCCAATATCGGCAGCGTCACCTCGGCCGCGGAAGCGACCGGAGCGGCGGCCGGCGACGTGCTGACCAACGCCCGCGAGCTGGACAGCCAATCCGGCGCGCTGCGCAATGCGGTGGATGGCTTCCTCGCCAAGGTCCGCGCGGCGTAA
- a CDS encoding cysteine rich repeat-containing protein → MSHKFILATITLVALSGLPGAPAFAQGHMGTPQEQNACSRDASRLCRKELGNDGAVQSCLQANRAKLSKACSKVFASHGM, encoded by the coding sequence ATGTCCCATAAATTCATTCTGGCGACGATCACGCTGGTCGCCCTGAGCGGCCTGCCGGGCGCGCCCGCTTTCGCCCAGGGCCACATGGGCACGCCGCAGGAGCAGAACGCCTGCTCGCGCGATGCGTCGCGGCTGTGCCGCAAGGAACTCGGCAATGACGGCGCGGTGCAGAGCTGCCTGCAGGCCAACCGGGCCAAGCTGTCGAAAGCATGCAGCAAGGTGTTCGCCAGCCACGGCATGTGA
- a CDS encoding DMT family transporter: MSATGQTTSADTSGHNWVANQPYLLLSVTALCWAGNAIVGRLAAGHIPPVTLSFLRWLLAFLLVLPFAWKHLVQDWPAIRGRLGLMVTLSITGIGAFNTLQYWALEHTQALNTLLLQSAAPLLVALWSLVILGIRLTAAQAFGVLLSMCGVLTILLHGDFTTLSNIEFNKGDLIFLLALLIFALYSVLSLKRPAMHGLSFLAFTFGAGAACLIPLEIWELSARPVMKLDAQNLLTLLYVAVFPSTLAYLCFNRGVRLIGANRAAPFFHVVPVFGSIMAMVFLGEHPQAFHFIGFALVLSGVFAASRKQAA; encoded by the coding sequence ATGTCCGCCACCGGCCAGACCACGAGCGCCGACACATCCGGTCACAACTGGGTCGCCAACCAGCCCTATCTGCTGCTCAGCGTCACCGCGCTGTGCTGGGCCGGCAACGCCATCGTCGGACGGCTCGCCGCCGGCCATATCCCGCCGGTGACGCTGTCGTTCCTGCGCTGGCTGCTCGCCTTCCTGCTGGTGCTGCCGTTCGCCTGGAAGCACCTGGTGCAGGATTGGCCCGCGATCCGTGGGCGGCTCGGCCTGATGGTCACGCTCTCGATCACCGGCATCGGCGCCTTCAACACGCTGCAATATTGGGCGCTGGAGCACACGCAGGCGCTCAACACCCTGCTGCTGCAGTCGGCCGCGCCGCTGCTGGTGGCGCTGTGGTCGCTGGTCATCCTCGGCATCCGCCTCACCGCAGCGCAGGCGTTCGGCGTGCTGCTGTCGATGTGCGGCGTGCTGACCATCCTCCTGCATGGCGACTTCACCACGCTGTCGAACATCGAGTTCAACAAGGGCGATCTGATCTTCCTGCTCGCGCTTCTGATCTTCGCGCTCTATTCGGTGCTGAGCCTGAAGCGGCCGGCGATGCACGGCCTGTCGTTCCTCGCCTTCACCTTCGGTGCCGGCGCCGCATGCCTCATCCCGCTGGAGATCTGGGAGCTCTCCGCGCGTCCGGTGATGAAGCTCGATGCGCAGAACCTGCTCACCCTGCTCTACGTCGCGGTGTTCCCGTCGACCCTCGCCTATCTCTGCTTCAATCGCGGCGTGCGCCTGATCGGCGCCAACCGCGCCGCACCGTTCTTCCACGTCGTGCCGGTGTTCGGCTCGATCATGGCGATGGTGTTTCTGGGCGAGCACCCGCAGGCCTTCCACTTCATCGGCTTCGCGCTGGTGCTATCAGGCGTGTTCGCGGCGTCGCGGAAGCAGGCGGCGTAG
- a CDS encoding tripartite tricarboxylate transporter substrate binding protein: MLSALIRNLRIIGTAALCLAAASTAQADNYPSRNITLVLPFAAGSGTDTTTRLISQHLSQALGVGIVIENKAGANGMIAATFVARAAPDGYTLLVTTNTTHSANPYLLKSLTYDPVKDFTPIARTGDLPFMLVIHPDVPAKTVGELVAYGKANPGKLSYASGSSSAIVSGATFAHNAGLDLLHVPYKSSPPALNDVMGGRVSMMFVDILTGLPHVQGNALRALAVTTKDRSPLVPNLPSMQEAGVPDFDISSWQGYFGPAGMPKEIVTRLNAEIRKIVEKPEIKAQLATLGMDAFSGTPEQLGTFVNEQLVLWERLITNAKIEKQ, from the coding sequence ATGCTTTCAGCGTTGATCCGAAATCTGCGCATCATCGGCACGGCCGCGCTCTGCCTCGCCGCCGCATCCACCGCGCAGGCCGACAATTACCCCAGCCGCAACATCACGCTGGTGCTGCCGTTCGCGGCCGGCAGCGGCACCGACACCACGACGCGGCTGATCTCGCAGCATCTGTCGCAGGCGCTCGGCGTCGGCATCGTGATCGAGAACAAGGCCGGCGCCAACGGCATGATCGCCGCGACCTTTGTCGCGCGCGCCGCCCCCGACGGCTACACGCTGCTGGTGACCACCAACACCACGCATTCGGCCAATCCCTATCTGCTCAAGAGCCTGACGTACGATCCGGTGAAGGATTTCACCCCGATCGCGCGCACCGGCGACCTGCCCTTCATGCTGGTCATTCATCCCGACGTCCCGGCCAAAACCGTCGGCGAGCTGGTCGCCTACGGCAAGGCCAATCCGGGCAAGCTGAGCTACGCCTCGGGTTCGTCCTCGGCGATCGTGTCGGGCGCGACCTTTGCGCATAATGCCGGGCTCGACCTCTTGCATGTGCCCTACAAGAGCTCGCCGCCGGCGCTCAACGACGTCATGGGCGGCCGCGTCTCGATGATGTTCGTGGACATCCTGACCGGCCTGCCGCACGTTCAAGGCAACGCGCTGCGCGCGCTCGCCGTCACCACCAAGGACCGCTCGCCGCTGGTGCCGAACCTGCCCTCGATGCAGGAGGCCGGCGTGCCCGATTTCGACATCTCGTCGTGGCAAGGCTATTTCGGCCCCGCCGGCATGCCGAAGGAGATCGTGACGCGGCTCAACGCCGAGATCCGCAAGATCGTCGAGAAGCCGGAGATCAAGGCCCAGCTCGCGACGCTCGGCATGGATGCGTTTTCGGGCACGCCGGAGCAGCTCGGCACGTTCGTGAACGAGCAGCTGGTGCTGTGGGAACGGCTGATCACCAACGCGAAGATCGAGAAGCAGTGA